Part of the Deltaproteobacteria bacterium genome, CCTCCCTTTGAGTGACCATAATCTGGAATGCTACTGGCTATCCCTGGCCCTGGCCGGCCTTTCCTTGGGGGCTAACGGGATAGTGAACAACAAAAGATTGGGATTCAGATTGAAGATGCTTCAGGAAGATGAACGAACGGCCGAGTCCATTGGAATTCCGGTCTTTTCCGCCAAGGTTCAGGCCTATGTTTTGGGCGCTGCCATCGCTTTCCTGGCCGGAGGCATTTACATCCGTCAATCCGGTTATATAGGACCGGCCTCGGCCTTTGGGTTATCGGTGGCCATGCCGGTGGTGGTTATGGCCCTGATAGGTGGAGGGAAACACTGGTGGGGGCCCTTACTCGGGGCTGTATTGATTACCGGTCTTCAGGAACTCCTATGGACAGGGCTGGACCGGTGGATATTGTCAGGCTATGGGATTGTTTTAATCCTCTTAGGATTTTTCCGGGTTGGATTCGGCCATGGGGAATGGGGCGCTTGGCCGGCGAAAAAACTTGACTTTTCAAAATAATAGTCTTATCTTTCTTAATAAGAAATCCGTTATTGACCCCGTACGGTGTGAATAACGGTCGAAGTTGGTGAACAATTCGATGAGTACAGGCATCGGAGGATTTATTTTCGATGCCTTTTTTTTAGGCAAGTCGTATCCCAACTTGAGAAATAATTCAAGAGAGGAATAGGACTATGCCAGAAGGACGTGTAAAGTGGTTCAATGAGAACAAAGGTTTTGGCTTTATTGAGGTGGACGGTCAGGATAAAGATGTTTTTATCCACCATTCAGCCATCAGTATGGCGGGATTTAGAACCTTGGAAGAAGGCCAGCGGGTAAGCTTTGATATCGAGCAGGGCAAAAAAGGCCCGGCCGCCGTCAATGTAACGGCCCTGTAGCCATTAGTTAATCCATAAAAAAAAGTGGGGGAGAATGTCCAATTCTCCCCCACTTTTTTATTGAAGCCCTGGCAGTGAATCGTCTTAGCG contains:
- a CDS encoding cold-shock protein codes for the protein MPEGRVKWFNENKGFGFIEVDGQDKDVFIHHSAISMAGFRTLEEGQRVSFDIEQGKKGPAAVNVTAL
- a CDS encoding branched-chain amino acid ABC transporter permease, which gives rise to MKNIQPMALGICAIPFMIFPVVFSHYWITLVFTLLINVSLTGGINLLWGFGGYLNLGYMAFFGLGGYGAAILILNGYPFLISLLVGLFLFLPVAGLLALPLFRLQGFYFSVASLGILILLEELAGKLIFLSGGLEGLSLPLSDHNLECYWLSLALAGLSLGANGIVNNKRLGFRLKMLQEDERTAESIGIPVFSAKVQAYVLGAAIAFLAGGIYIRQSGYIGPASAFGLSVAMPVVVMALIGGGKHWWGPLLGAVLITGLQELLWTGLDRWILSGYGIVLILLGFFRVGFGHGEWGAWPAKKLDFSK